From Scleropages formosus chromosome 9, fSclFor1.1, whole genome shotgun sequence, one genomic window encodes:
- the LOC114911264 gene encoding dimethylaniline monooxygenase [N-oxide-forming] 5-like translates to MARRVAVIGGGSSGLTCIKCCLDEGLEPVCFESSDDIGGLWRFKEDPESDRASIYHSLIINTSKEMMCFSDYPIPAHFPNYMHNSLIMDYFRMYAEHFQLTRYIHFQTTVCSVKQRPDFSYSGQWDVVVKNKEGREEKYIFDAVMICIGHHVYPNLPLKDFPGIETFKGDWMHSRDYKIPEQWRNKRVVVIGIGNSGGDIAVELSRAAQQVFLSTRRGAWILNRVGKNGIPLDLLFNRVMYLLGYVLPFGFLCSLWECAVNKRFNHTLYSLKPKHRLMSQHPTVSDELPNRIISGTVLVKPNICRFQDSSVVFEDGTVEDDIDLVVFATGYRFAFPFLSSPVLSVSENRASLYKHVFPPDLERHTLAIIGLVQPLGAIMPISEMQARWATRVFKGLNKLPSTDRMWKDIKSVTEEMSKRYVPSARHTIQVDFTPYMDELANQFGVRPNILKLLLTDPRLGFSVLFGPCTPYQFRLRGPGKWAGARNAILTVWDRVSKPMMTRVVPEPRPSRLPKLLVLSTLLVAAIYAGKRHSKLLESPMAALNNWRMYVPAAVLRVLKI, encoded by the exons ATGGCCCGCCGTGTTGCAGTGATTGGTGGTGGCAGTTCTGGGCTGACTTGTATCAAGTGCTGCCTTGATGAGGGACTAGAGCCAGTGTGCTTTGAGAGCAGTGATGACATCGGGGGCTTGTGGAGGTTCAAG GAGGACCCGGAGAGTGACCGGGCCAGCATTTACCATTCTCTCATCATCAACACTTCGAAAGAGATGATGTGTTTCAGCGACTATCCCATCCCTGCCCATTTCCCCAACTACATGCACAACTCTCTCATCATGGACTATTTCCGGATGTATGCTGAACATTTCCAGCTGACTCGCTATATTCACTTTCAG ACCACTGTCTGCAGTGTGAAGCAGCGGCCCGACTTCTCTTACTCCGGACAGTGGGATGTGGTGGTTAAGAACAAAGAAGGCCGGGAGGAGAAATACATCTTTGATGCGGTTATGATTTGCATTGGACACCATGTTTACCCCAACTTACCCTTGAAAGACTTTCCAg GGATAGAGACGTTTAAGGGGGATTGGATGCATAGCCGCGACTACAAGATACCAGAGCAGTGGCGAAACAAAAGAGTGGTTGTGATTGGAATTGGGAACTCTGGAGGAGATATCGCTGTAGAGCTGAGCAGAGCGGCCCAACAG GTGTTCCTCAGCACACGGCGTGGGGCGTGGATCCTGAACCGTGTGGGAAAAAACGGAATCCCTCTGGACCTGTTATTTAACAGAGTCATGTACCTGCTGGGTTATGTCCTGCCATTTGGCTTCCTCTGCAGCCTGTGGGAGTGCGCAGTCAACAAGAGGTTTAACCACACGCTGTATTCTCTAAAGCCCAAGCACAG GCTGATGAGCCAGCATCCCACAGTGAGCGATGAACTCCCCAACCGCATCATCTCTGGCACAGTGCTGGTGAAGCCCAACATATGCCGGTTCCAGGACTCTAGTGTGGTGTTTGAGGATGGAACCGTGGAGGATGACATTGACCTTGTTGTCTTTGCCACTGGCTACCGCTTTGCTTTCCCCTTCCTTTCCTCCCCTGTGCTCTCAGTTTCAGAGAACCGGGCCAGCCTTTACAAGCATGTCTTTCCTCCTGATTTGGAGCGTCACACCCTGGCTATCATTGGCCTAGTGCAGCCACTGGGTGCCATAATGCCTATTTCCGAGATGCAGGCACGTTGGGCCACACGTGTCTTCAAAG GGTTGAACAAGCTTCCTTCAACAGACCGTATGTGGAAAGATATCAAATCGGTAACAGAAGAAATGTCAAAAAG GTATGTGCCCTCTGCCAGACATACCATTCAGGTAGACTTCACCCCCTACATGGACGAACTGGCAAATCAGTTTGGGGTGCGGCCAAACATCCTAAAGCTGCTGCTGACAGACCCTCGCCTGGGGTTCAGCGTGCTGTTTGGACCCTGCACCCCTTATCAGTTCCGACTGCGTGGGCCAGGAAAGTGGGCAGGTGCCCGGAATGCCATCCTGACGGTGTGGGACAGGGTGAGCAAACCAATGATGACACGAGTTGTACCAGAGCCCCGTCCTTCCAGACTACCAAAGTTGCTTGTTCTGAGTACCCTGCTTGTAGCAGCCATTTATGCTGGAAAAAGGCATTCTAAACTGCTGGAAAGCCCCATGGCTGCCCTGAACAACTGGAGGATGTACGTCCCAGCGGCGGTCCTTCGCGTGCTCAAAATCTGA